Proteins found in one Bacillus subtilis subsp. subtilis str. 168 genomic segment:
- the artQ gene encoding high affinity arginine ABC transporter (permease) (Evidence 1a: Function from experimental evidences in the studied strain; PubMedId: 10939241, 11423008, 15849754, 16850406; Product type t: transporter) yields MNLDFSATIPQIPFILEGLAITLKIVVVSAIIGLILGIVLSLCKISTFRPFIWIADFYTSVFRGTPLVLQLMIVYFGLPQLLGFQIDQFWAAVVALSLNSAAYVSEIIRAGINAIDKGQKEAAVALGVPYGKMMKDLLLPQAFKNISPAIVNELITLTKESAIVTVIGLGDVMRRAYQAGAATYNYLEPLIIAGLIYYVLVLILTFIGKAVERKLKSND; encoded by the coding sequence ATGAATTTGGATTTTTCAGCAACGATCCCCCAAATTCCTTTTATATTAGAAGGCTTGGCAATTACATTAAAAATTGTTGTTGTATCTGCTATTATCGGACTTATACTCGGTATTGTGCTAAGCTTATGCAAGATCAGCACATTCCGCCCGTTTATCTGGATCGCTGATTTTTATACATCAGTGTTCCGAGGCACGCCTTTAGTGCTGCAGCTTATGATTGTCTATTTTGGCCTTCCTCAGCTGCTCGGATTTCAAATTGACCAGTTTTGGGCTGCGGTTGTCGCATTGTCTTTGAATTCCGCCGCTTATGTATCGGAAATTATCAGAGCCGGAATCAATGCCATTGATAAAGGGCAAAAAGAAGCTGCTGTTGCACTCGGTGTCCCGTATGGAAAAATGATGAAGGATCTGCTGCTGCCGCAGGCCTTCAAAAATATATCACCTGCAATTGTGAATGAATTAATTACGTTAACAAAAGAATCGGCGATCGTCACCGTCATCGGGCTTGGTGATGTCATGAGACGCGCATATCAAGCTGGCGCCGCCACTTACAATTACCTTGAGCCGCTCATTATCGCGGGATTGATTTATTATGTGCTTGTCCTGATTTTAACGTTTATCGGCAAGGCTGTAGAAAGGAAGCTGAAATCCAATGATTAA
- the artP gene encoding high affinity arginine ABC transporter binding lipoprotein (Evidence 1a: Function from experimental evidences in the studied strain; PubMedId: 10939241, 11423008; Product type t: transporter) — MKKWLLLLVAACITFALTACGSSNSGSESGKKKLIMGTSADYKPFEYKEGDNIVGFDVELAKALAKKAGYEIEVQDMDFNSLITALKSKQVDLVLSGMTPTPERKKQVDFSDVYYTANHMIVSKKDSGIQSLKDLKGKTVGVQLGSIQEEKGKELSPEYGFKTEDRNRISDLVQEIKSDRFDAAIIEDIVAEGYFKSNDDLQGFVIPDAKAEEAGSAIAFRKDSELTDKFNKALKEMEDNGELEKLKKKWFTGEK; from the coding sequence ATGAAAAAATGGCTCTTATTACTTGTGGCTGCTTGCATCACCTTTGCATTAACTGCGTGCGGCTCAAGCAATTCAGGTTCAGAAAGCGGAAAGAAAAAATTAATTATGGGTACTTCGGCGGATTACAAACCGTTTGAATATAAAGAAGGAGATAATATTGTCGGCTTTGATGTAGAGCTGGCAAAAGCTCTGGCAAAGAAGGCAGGCTATGAAATTGAAGTGCAGGATATGGACTTCAACAGCTTAATTACAGCGCTTAAATCAAAACAGGTGGATCTCGTTCTGTCAGGAATGACACCAACGCCTGAGCGTAAAAAACAAGTTGATTTTTCCGATGTGTATTACACAGCGAACCATATGATTGTCAGCAAAAAAGACAGCGGCATTCAATCTTTGAAAGACCTGAAAGGAAAAACAGTTGGCGTTCAGCTTGGCTCTATTCAGGAAGAGAAGGGGAAAGAGCTTTCTCCGGAATATGGTTTTAAAACAGAAGACCGCAACAGAATTTCTGATTTGGTGCAGGAAATCAAATCTGACCGCTTCGATGCCGCGATTATTGAAGACATTGTTGCAGAAGGGTATTTCAAATCAAATGATGACCTGCAAGGCTTTGTGATTCCTGATGCGAAAGCGGAAGAAGCCGGTTCAGCAATTGCTTTCAGAAAGGACAGTGAACTGACAGACAAATTCAATAAAGCGCTCAAGGAAATGGAAGATAACGGAGAGCTTGAGAAATTGAAGAAAAAATGGTTCACTGGCGAGAAGTAA
- the yqjC gene encoding putative methylmalonyl-CoA epimerase (Evidence 3: Putative function from multiple computational evidences; Product type e: enzyme), with product MNRLDHIGIAVFSIKDARSFYENVLGLAFLHQETVEEQKVNVAFFQAGSVKLELIEPLTADSPVHLFLEKKGQGLHHIAFLCNCLSEQLQALSDQHVQLIDRFPRQGANGKKIAFISPRETNGVLVELCEPKGDQHNEHE from the coding sequence ATGAACAGGCTTGACCATATCGGGATAGCCGTTTTTTCGATAAAAGATGCAAGAAGCTTTTATGAAAATGTATTGGGGCTTGCATTTCTTCATCAAGAAACGGTTGAAGAGCAAAAGGTGAATGTTGCTTTTTTTCAAGCTGGTAGCGTCAAACTTGAGCTGATAGAGCCGTTGACAGCTGACAGCCCCGTCCATTTATTTTTGGAGAAGAAAGGGCAGGGACTGCATCATATTGCGTTTTTGTGCAACTGCCTATCTGAACAGCTTCAAGCATTGTCTGATCAGCATGTTCAATTGATTGACAGGTTTCCAAGACAGGGAGCGAACGGGAAAAAGATCGCGTTTATTTCCCCTCGGGAAACAAACGGTGTTCTTGTAGAGCTTTGTGAACCGAAAGGAGACCAACACAATGAGCATGAATGA
- the yqjE gene encoding putative peptidase or deacylase (Evidence 3: Putative function from multiple computational evidences; Product type e: enzyme), producing the protein MVNEKRLLEEFLELVQIDSETKHEAEICKVLKRKFSDLGVDVKEDDTMDITGHGAGNLICTLKGTKQTDTIYFTSHMDTVVPGNGVKPVVENGYVKTDGTTILGADDKAGLAAMFEAIKVLKEENIEHGTIEFIITVGEESGLIGAKALDRSMITASYGYALDSDGKVGNIIVAAPTQAKVRAAIFGKTAHAGVEPEKGISAITIASKAISKMPLGRIDEETTANIGRFEGGTQTNIVCDEVHILAEARSLVPEKMEAQVQKMKAAFEEAAADMGGRAEVEIEVMYPGFKYQDGDQVVEIAKKAAAKIGRPSELQTSGGGSDANVIAGHGIPTVNLAVGYEQIHTKNEKMPIEELVKTAEMVVAIIEEAAK; encoded by the coding sequence ATGGTGAATGAAAAACGCCTGCTGGAAGAATTTTTAGAGCTTGTCCAAATTGACTCAGAAACAAAGCACGAAGCTGAAATCTGCAAAGTGCTGAAACGAAAATTTTCTGATTTAGGTGTGGACGTTAAAGAAGACGATACAATGGATATCACGGGCCACGGAGCCGGTAACCTGATTTGCACGCTAAAAGGGACAAAACAAACAGATACGATCTATTTTACATCTCATATGGACACAGTTGTACCCGGAAACGGCGTAAAACCAGTTGTAGAGAACGGTTACGTCAAAACTGACGGCACGACGATTTTAGGTGCTGATGATAAAGCGGGATTGGCTGCAATGTTTGAGGCGATTAAGGTGCTGAAAGAAGAAAATATTGAACACGGCACGATTGAATTCATCATCACAGTAGGGGAAGAATCGGGTCTGATCGGAGCGAAGGCGCTTGACCGTTCTATGATCACTGCATCCTACGGCTATGCTCTTGATTCAGACGGAAAAGTCGGAAATATCATTGTGGCCGCGCCGACACAGGCGAAGGTAAGAGCGGCAATTTTCGGGAAAACCGCTCACGCCGGGGTTGAACCTGAAAAAGGCATTTCAGCGATTACAATCGCTAGCAAAGCCATCTCAAAAATGCCATTGGGCCGTATCGATGAAGAAACAACAGCTAATATCGGCCGGTTTGAAGGCGGCACACAAACAAACATTGTGTGCGACGAAGTTCATATTCTTGCTGAAGCGCGCTCTTTAGTTCCTGAGAAAATGGAAGCTCAGGTTCAAAAAATGAAAGCTGCTTTTGAAGAGGCAGCTGCTGATATGGGCGGACGCGCAGAAGTCGAAATTGAGGTTATGTATCCGGGCTTTAAATATCAAGACGGCGACCAAGTTGTTGAAATCGCGAAAAAAGCGGCTGCTAAAATCGGACGTCCAAGCGAGCTGCAAACGAGCGGCGGCGGAAGCGACGCGAACGTAATCGCTGGTCATGGCATCCCGACGGTCAATCTTGCTGTCGGTTATGAGCAAATCCATACAAAAAATGAAAAAATGCCGATCGAAGAGCTCGTTAAAACGGCAGAAATGGTTGTTGCCATTATTGAAGAGGCGGCAAAATAA
- the yqjF gene encoding hypothetical protein (Evidence 4: Unknown function but conserved in other organisms), whose protein sequence is MTERFQQKNISVPDGIWIMRQTWNDVLFAHWPVDVSILRALVPSVLELDTYNGQAWISMLPFMLTNLRARYLPVIPGARAFPELNLRTYVTYKGKPGIYFFSLDADHRLAVLGARTFFHLPYFYADMKSEKNGDAIDYVSKRKNDKEAAFHAAYRPISAPFTAEKDSLDYWLTERYRLYTTYRNKLYYEDIHHHPWLLQNAEAEISVNTVTDAHGITLPESDPLLHYAKKQDVLFWPLRKWS, encoded by the coding sequence TTGACGGAACGCTTTCAGCAAAAAAATATTTCTGTACCTGATGGAATCTGGATCATGAGACAAACCTGGAATGATGTCTTATTTGCTCACTGGCCTGTTGATGTTTCTATCCTTCGCGCTTTGGTACCGTCCGTTTTAGAATTAGATACATATAACGGGCAAGCTTGGATCAGCATGCTTCCCTTTATGCTCACGAACCTGAGGGCGCGTTATCTCCCTGTCATTCCCGGTGCGCGTGCATTTCCTGAGCTTAACCTCCGCACCTATGTCACGTATAAAGGCAAGCCCGGCATTTATTTTTTTAGCTTAGATGCCGATCATCGTCTGGCGGTCCTTGGCGCTCGCACATTCTTTCATCTGCCTTATTTTTACGCGGATATGAAGTCCGAAAAAAACGGTGATGCCATTGACTATGTCAGCAAGCGGAAAAATGACAAAGAAGCAGCATTCCACGCCGCATACCGGCCAATTTCAGCGCCTTTTACAGCAGAAAAGGATTCGCTCGATTACTGGCTGACAGAACGATACAGGCTCTACACCACTTATCGCAATAAGCTCTATTACGAAGACATCCATCATCATCCGTGGCTGCTGCAAAACGCCGAAGCAGAAATTTCAGTCAATACGGTGACTGATGCTCACGGTATTACATTGCCGGAGTCAGACCCCTTGCTTCATTATGCTAAAAAACAGGATGTGTTATTTTGGCCGCTTAGGAAATGGAGCTAA
- the yqjB gene encoding putative L,D-transpeptidase (Evidence 3: Putative function from multiple computational evidences; Product type e: enzyme), with product MRFFLCSIFMMISPIWPLGENPLPGDPYVIVNKRTNELAVILDNKVEGVYSVATGKTDDLTPEGEFSVTVKAENPYYRKKNIEGGSPDNPLGARWIGFDAKGTDGRIYGIHGTNREESVGKFVSNGCIRMHNDEVVHLFQTIPVGTRVLITDDNRSFEEIAIEHKALIKKQDIPIE from the coding sequence ATGCGTTTTTTCTTATGTTCGATTTTCATGATGATTTCACCGATTTGGCCGCTCGGCGAAAATCCGCTGCCGGGTGATCCGTATGTTATTGTCAACAAGCGAACAAATGAACTTGCTGTTATCCTCGACAACAAAGTAGAAGGCGTGTATAGTGTGGCGACTGGAAAAACAGATGATTTGACGCCTGAAGGAGAGTTTTCGGTAACGGTAAAAGCGGAAAATCCTTACTACAGAAAGAAAAATATTGAAGGGGGATCTCCTGATAACCCGCTTGGGGCAAGATGGATCGGATTTGACGCGAAAGGAACGGACGGGCGGATTTATGGAATTCATGGGACAAACCGAGAGGAATCAGTAGGAAAATTTGTGTCTAACGGCTGTATACGTATGCATAACGATGAGGTTGTTCATTTGTTTCAAACGATACCAGTAGGAACGAGAGTGCTGATCACGGACGACAACCGCTCTTTTGAGGAGATTGCCATCGAGCATAAAGCTCTGATAAAAAAGCAGGATATTCCCATTGAATAA
- the yqjA gene encoding hypothetical protein (Evidence 4: Unknown function but conserved in other organisms), whose product MFKIGYRTIKTALGTALAIYISQLLHLQNFASAGIITILCIQITQKRSLQASWARFSACCLAIAFSYLFFELIGYHPFVIGALLLIFIPITVLLKINEGIVTSSVIILHLYMSGGITPTFIWNEVQLITVGIGVALLMNLYMPSLDRKLIAYRKKIEDNFAVIFAEIERYLLTGEQDWSGKEIPETHQLITEAKNLAYRDVQNHILRYENLHYHYFKMREKQFEIIERLLPKVTSISITVDQGKMIAEFIHDLREAIHPGNTAYKFLKRLADMRKEFEEMPLPATREEFEARAALFHLLGEMEQYLVIKSYFKGIKAQKSLG is encoded by the coding sequence ATGTTTAAAATTGGTTACCGCACAATAAAGACCGCGCTTGGAACAGCTTTGGCTATTTATATAAGCCAGTTATTGCATTTGCAAAACTTCGCATCAGCAGGAATCATCACCATTTTGTGCATACAAATCACACAAAAACGGTCGCTTCAGGCCTCATGGGCCCGCTTTTCGGCATGCTGTCTGGCAATTGCTTTTTCTTATCTCTTTTTCGAGCTTATTGGCTACCACCCGTTTGTGATCGGAGCGCTTCTTTTGATATTCATTCCGATAACGGTTCTGTTAAAAATTAACGAGGGTATCGTCACCAGTTCTGTTATTATCCTTCATTTATACATGTCCGGCGGCATTACGCCTACTTTCATCTGGAATGAAGTTCAGCTGATTACGGTTGGCATCGGCGTCGCTCTATTGATGAACTTGTATATGCCTAGTCTTGACCGGAAACTGATTGCCTACCGCAAAAAGATAGAGGATAACTTTGCTGTCATTTTTGCAGAAATCGAACGGTATTTGTTAACTGGTGAGCAAGATTGGTCAGGAAAAGAAATTCCGGAAACGCACCAGCTCATTACGGAGGCTAAAAACCTGGCATATCGAGATGTGCAAAACCACATTTTGCGTTATGAAAATCTGCATTATCATTATTTTAAAATGAGAGAAAAGCAATTTGAAATTATCGAACGCCTTCTCCCTAAAGTGACATCGATCTCCATCACGGTAGATCAGGGAAAAATGATCGCTGAATTTATTCATGATTTGCGGGAGGCGATACACCCTGGGAATACAGCATACAAATTTCTGAAAAGACTTGCTGACATGAGAAAAGAATTTGAGGAGATGCCGCTTCCTGCGACTAGAGAGGAATTTGAAGCGAGGGCCGCTCTCTTCCATCTTCTCGGCGAAATGGAACAATATTTAGTGATTAAAAGTTATTTTAAAGGAATAAAAGCGCAAAAATCACTCGGATGA
- the bmrU gene encoding putative lipid kinase BmrU (Evidence 3: Putative function from multiple computational evidences; PubMedId: 7961792, 8098708, 10220166, 17114254, 17535816; Product type e: enzyme): MSHRKALLIHNGNAGNKNIEKALGAVVPVLSHHLDEVIIKQTKKKDDAYHFCRSIDDSVDTVFILGGDGTIHQCINAISALERKPAVGILPGGTCNDFSRVLGIPQNLAKAAEALMAGKKTSVDVCQMNDRYFLNFWGIGLIAETSNQINETEKALLGKISYFTSALRTVSSAASFPMTLKIDGEEIKEEAVMLLVMNGQYIGTNRIPLPDASIEDGLLDVLICRNTNLTALRELMSMEQGSIDRFTGELSYVQASRIEIETDTAKKADMDGEVYTHTPAVIQVLPQHIDMLVPANE, from the coding sequence ATGAGCCACCGGAAAGCGTTACTGATTCATAACGGAAATGCCGGCAACAAAAATATAGAAAAAGCACTTGGTGCTGTGGTGCCGGTTTTATCTCACCATTTAGATGAGGTGATTATTAAACAGACAAAGAAAAAGGATGATGCGTATCATTTTTGCCGATCCATTGATGATTCTGTCGACACCGTCTTCATTCTCGGCGGCGACGGCACGATCCATCAATGCATAAATGCTATCAGCGCTCTAGAAAGAAAACCCGCTGTCGGAATTTTGCCCGGCGGCACGTGCAACGACTTTTCAAGAGTGCTTGGCATCCCTCAAAATCTTGCAAAGGCCGCGGAAGCACTTATGGCGGGAAAAAAAACCAGCGTAGACGTATGTCAGATGAATGACCGTTATTTTTTGAATTTCTGGGGGATCGGCTTAATTGCAGAAACGTCGAATCAAATCAACGAAACGGAAAAAGCATTATTGGGAAAAATCAGCTATTTTACAAGTGCCTTGCGAACCGTCTCATCTGCTGCATCGTTTCCGATGACATTAAAAATTGATGGAGAAGAAATTAAAGAAGAAGCCGTTATGCTGCTTGTGATGAATGGCCAATACATTGGAACGAATCGAATTCCTCTGCCCGATGCCAGTATTGAAGACGGCTTACTTGATGTTCTCATATGCCGCAATACCAACCTCACCGCGCTGCGGGAGCTGATGAGCATGGAACAAGGCTCAATTGATCGTTTTACTGGAGAGTTGTCCTATGTCCAGGCTTCCCGTATCGAGATTGAAACAGACACTGCCAAAAAGGCGGATATGGATGGAGAAGTTTATACACATACACCCGCAGTCATTCAGGTCCTGCCACAGCATATCGACATGCTTGTTCCCGCAAATGAATAA
- the yqjD gene encoding putative propionyl-CoA carboxylase beta chain (Evidence 3: Putative function from multiple computational evidences; Product type e: enzyme): MNEHMDHFYTKRKQAEEGGGREKLAQQRQKGKLTARERIIFLLDQDSFIELHPFMESQVLTREQRMLGDGVVTGYGTIDGRSVYVFAQDFTVYGGALGETHARKICALMDLAAKNKAPIIGLNDSGGARIQEGVLSLDGYGHIFYRNVLYSGVIPQISVILGPCAGGAVYSPALTDFIFMAEQTGRMFITGPKVIEKVTGEQVDAESLGGAGIHNAVSGNAHFSGHTEKEVLTGVRKLLSYLPLNGRTTEPKPEKEASRPLLNRLVPADTTKPYDVRKVIRELADPQSFFEIQPFFAKNIVIGFARLGEKAIGIVASQPKHLAGSLTIDAADKAARFIRFCDAFDIPLLTVEDVPGFLPGIQQEHNGIIRHGAKLLFAYAEATVPKVTLIIRKAYGGAYVAMNSKAIGADLVFAWPNAEIAVMGPEGAASILYEKEIKASADPQKTKREKTAEYKKQNAGPYKAAACGMVDDIILPEESRGRLIQAFHMLTHKTEERPKKKHGNIPL, encoded by the coding sequence ATGAATGAGCACATGGATCATTTTTACACGAAACGCAAGCAGGCAGAAGAAGGCGGAGGACGGGAAAAGCTGGCTCAGCAGCGGCAAAAGGGCAAGCTCACTGCTCGGGAAAGGATCATATTTCTTCTAGATCAGGACAGCTTTATCGAATTACACCCCTTCATGGAAAGTCAAGTGTTAACAAGAGAACAGCGCATGTTAGGGGATGGGGTCGTGACAGGGTACGGCACAATTGACGGTCGCTCAGTTTATGTATTTGCGCAAGACTTCACAGTGTACGGAGGGGCGCTTGGCGAAACCCATGCCAGGAAAATCTGCGCTTTGATGGATCTGGCAGCAAAAAATAAGGCGCCGATTATCGGGCTGAATGACTCAGGTGGTGCGAGAATTCAAGAGGGTGTGTTATCATTAGATGGATACGGTCACATATTTTACCGAAACGTCTTATATTCCGGAGTCATTCCGCAAATATCGGTTATTTTAGGGCCGTGCGCTGGAGGCGCTGTATATTCTCCGGCACTCACAGATTTTATATTTATGGCTGAACAGACTGGCCGGATGTTTATTACCGGCCCGAAGGTGATTGAAAAAGTGACAGGGGAACAGGTTGATGCGGAGAGCTTAGGCGGAGCGGGGATACATAATGCCGTCAGCGGAAACGCCCACTTTTCCGGGCATACGGAGAAGGAGGTTCTGACAGGGGTGAGAAAACTACTGTCTTATTTGCCGCTGAATGGCCGGACAACAGAGCCGAAGCCAGAGAAAGAGGCGTCCAGACCGTTATTAAACCGTCTTGTCCCTGCTGATACGACAAAGCCTTATGATGTTCGGAAGGTGATTAGGGAGCTGGCTGACCCGCAGTCTTTTTTTGAGATTCAGCCATTTTTTGCGAAGAACATTGTCATTGGGTTTGCAAGGCTGGGTGAAAAAGCAATCGGCATCGTGGCGAGCCAGCCGAAGCATCTGGCGGGAAGCCTGACGATTGACGCTGCTGATAAAGCAGCAAGGTTCATCCGTTTTTGTGACGCATTTGATATCCCGCTGTTGACTGTCGAAGATGTCCCGGGGTTTCTGCCGGGTATTCAGCAAGAGCACAACGGAATCATCAGGCATGGAGCAAAATTATTGTTTGCTTATGCTGAAGCGACTGTCCCAAAAGTCACACTCATCATTAGAAAAGCGTACGGCGGCGCCTATGTGGCCATGAACAGCAAAGCGATCGGAGCGGACCTTGTGTTTGCATGGCCGAATGCTGAAATCGCAGTGATGGGTCCAGAAGGTGCGGCATCGATTTTGTATGAAAAGGAAATCAAAGCTTCAGCTGACCCGCAAAAGACGAAACGCGAAAAAACTGCTGAATACAAAAAGCAAAACGCCGGCCCATACAAAGCGGCCGCTTGTGGAATGGTCGATGACATCATTTTGCCGGAAGAATCAAGGGGAAGACTGATTCAAGCTTTTCATATGCTTACACATAAGACAGAAGAGAGACCGAAAAAAAAGCACGGTAACATACCGCTTTAA
- the artR gene encoding high affinity arginine ABC transporter (ATP-binding protein) (Evidence 1a: Function from experimental evidences in the studied strain; PubMedId: 10939241, 11423008; Product type t: transporter), which produces MIKVEKLSKSFGKHEVLKNISTTIAEGEVVAVIGPSGSGKSTFLRCLNLLEKPNGGTITIKDTEITKPKTNTLKVRENIGMVFQHFHLFPHKTVLENIMYAPVNVKKESKQAAQEKAEDLLRKVGLFEKRNDYPNRLSGGQKQRVAIARALAMNPDIMLFDEPTSALDPEMVKEVLQVMKELVETGMTMVIVTHEMGFAKEVADRVLFMDQGMIVEDGNPKEFFMSPKSKRAQDFLEKIL; this is translated from the coding sequence ATGATTAAGGTTGAAAAGCTGTCAAAATCATTTGGGAAACACGAAGTATTAAAAAACATTTCAACAACAATCGCTGAGGGTGAGGTTGTTGCCGTGATCGGTCCTTCAGGCTCAGGCAAATCAACGTTCTTACGCTGTTTAAACCTGTTGGAAAAGCCTAACGGCGGAACCATTACAATAAAAGACACAGAGATTACGAAGCCGAAAACCAACACATTAAAGGTCCGGGAAAACATCGGGATGGTTTTTCAGCATTTTCATCTCTTTCCGCACAAAACGGTTCTCGAAAACATCATGTACGCGCCTGTCAATGTAAAAAAAGAATCAAAACAGGCTGCACAGGAGAAAGCTGAGGACCTGCTCCGCAAAGTCGGTTTGTTTGAAAAGCGAAATGACTATCCAAACCGTTTGTCTGGCGGACAAAAACAGCGTGTCGCGATTGCCAGGGCTCTTGCGATGAATCCGGACATCATGCTGTTTGACGAGCCGACCTCCGCCCTTGATCCAGAGATGGTCAAAGAAGTGCTACAGGTGATGAAAGAGCTGGTCGAAACCGGCATGACCATGGTGATTGTCACACATGAAATGGGCTTCGCAAAAGAAGTGGCAGACCGTGTGCTGTTTATGGACCAAGGAATGATTGTCGAAGACGGCAATCCGAAGGAATTTTTTATGTCGCCAAAATCCAAAAGAGCGCAGGACTTTTTAGAGAAAATATTATAG
- the brxB gene encoding bacilliredoxin B (de-bacillithiolation) (Evidence 1a: Function from experimental evidences in the studied strain; PubMedId: 21749987, 24313874, 28301954; Product type e: enzyme), protein MNMDFNLFMNDIVRQARQEITAAGYTELKTAEEVDEALTKKGTTLVMVNSVCGCAGGIARPAAYHSVHYDKRPDQLVTVFAGQDKEATARARDYFEGYPPSSPSFAILKDGKIMKMVERHEIEGHEPMAVVAKLQEAFEEYCEEV, encoded by the coding sequence TTGAACATGGACTTTAATTTATTTATGAATGATATTGTCCGCCAAGCGAGACAAGAAATAACAGCTGCCGGATACACCGAGCTTAAAACAGCCGAAGAGGTGGATGAGGCACTTACGAAAAAAGGAACGACGCTCGTCATGGTAAACTCTGTTTGCGGATGCGCCGGAGGAATTGCAAGACCGGCAGCCTACCATTCCGTTCACTATGATAAAAGACCTGATCAGCTCGTCACCGTTTTTGCCGGACAGGATAAAGAAGCGACAGCGCGTGCGCGTGACTATTTTGAAGGTTATCCACCATCTTCTCCGTCCTTTGCGATTTTGAAAGACGGAAAGATCATGAAAATGGTAGAGCGTCATGAAATTGAAGGCCATGAGCCGATGGCTGTAGTGGCAAAGCTGCAGGAAGCCTTTGAAGAATATTGTGAAGAAGTATAA